In Deltaproteobacteria bacterium, the following proteins share a genomic window:
- the guaA gene encoding glutamine-hydrolyzing GMP synthase has product MVDTIVILDFGSQYTLLISRRLRELSVYSEILPYNAPIEKIKQLDTKGIILSGSPYSVYQKDAPKPDDGIFKIGVPILGICYGMQYVTQKFGGKVQKSKQREYGRAEIKIDPISPLFDGMEHTHRHTVWMSHSDRIEEVPEGFSVIASSANSPIAGFQNQSKQIIGLQFHPEVSHTEEGIKILNNFARHCNVTGKWDIGAFVENSVIDIKNRIGNDSVIGAISGGVDSTVAAFITYRAIGDKLKLVFINNGLLRENEPEEVFNTLTNMGLNVKYVDASDMFLKKLKGVVEPEKKRKIIGKSFIDVFEKQITDKHIKWLLQGTLYPDVIESNPHIGPSQVIKSHHNVGGLPKKMHLKVLEPFRLLFKDEVRKIGRLIHVPEYILNRQPFPGPGLSIRVIGEIKKERLNMLKKADSIVREEIGKYQISQDLWQYFAVLLPVRTVGIMGDERTYEHVIAIRAVKSEDGMTADWARLPYELMDRLSSRIIGEVNGINRVVYDISSKPPGTIEWE; this is encoded by the coding sequence ATGGTTGATACTATAGTTATTCTTGATTTTGGTTCCCAGTATACCCTCCTTATATCAAGGAGATTAAGAGAGCTTTCGGTTTATTCTGAGATACTGCCTTACAACGCACCTATCGAAAAGATAAAGCAGCTGGATACAAAAGGTATAATTTTATCAGGCAGTCCGTACAGTGTTTATCAAAAAGATGCACCAAAGCCTGATGATGGTATATTCAAGATTGGAGTACCTATACTTGGCATATGTTACGGTATGCAATATGTTACGCAGAAGTTTGGAGGTAAGGTACAAAAATCAAAACAAAGGGAGTATGGGAGAGCCGAGATAAAGATCGATCCTATATCACCATTATTTGACGGTATGGAGCATACACATAGGCATACAGTATGGATGAGTCATTCTGATCGAATAGAGGAGGTGCCGGAGGGCTTCAGTGTTATTGCGTCATCTGCAAACTCACCGATAGCAGGTTTTCAGAATCAATCAAAACAGATCATAGGGTTACAATTTCACCCGGAGGTTTCACATACTGAAGAAGGGATAAAGATATTAAATAATTTTGCAAGGCACTGCAATGTAACAGGGAAATGGGATATAGGTGCTTTTGTAGAGAATTCCGTTATTGATATAAAAAACCGCATCGGGAATGACAGTGTTATAGGCGCTATTAGCGGCGGCGTTGATTCAACTGTTGCAGCATTTATAACCTATAGAGCAATAGGAGATAAGCTAAAACTCGTATTTATAAATAACGGATTATTAAGAGAAAATGAGCCTGAAGAGGTGTTTAATACCTTAACGAATATGGGGCTTAATGTTAAGTACGTGGATGCTTCGGACATGTTTTTAAAAAAATTAAAGGGTGTTGTTGAACCAGAGAAAAAGAGAAAGATTATAGGAAAGTCATTTATTGATGTGTTTGAAAAGCAGATAACGGATAAGCATATAAAATGGCTTTTGCAGGGTACACTATACCCAGATGTAATAGAAAGTAATCCTCACATAGGGCCATCACAGGTTATAAAAAGCCATCATAATGTCGGCGGTTTGCCAAAAAAGATGCATCTTAAAGTGCTTGAGCCATTCAGGCTTTTATTTAAAGATGAAGTAAGAAAGATTGGAAGGCTGATCCATGTGCCCGAATATATACTTAACAGACAACCTTTCCCGGGACCCGGCTTGAGTATAAGAGTTATAGGAGAGATAAAAAAAGAGCGGTTAAATATGCTTAAAAAAGCGGACAGTATCGTAAGGGAAGAAATAGGCAAGTATCAGATATCGCAAGACCTATGGCAGTATTTTGCTGTTCTTTTACCGGTAAGAACGGTAGGCATAATGGGAGATGAAAGGACTTATGAGCATGTAATAGCGATAAGGGCTGTTAAAAGCGAAGACGGAATGACTGCTGATTGGGCGAGGCTGCCTTATGAGTTGATGGATAGATTATCTTCAAGGATCATTGGAGAGGTTAATGGGATAAATAGAGTTGTCTATGATATAAGTTCAAAGCCTCCCGGAACTATAGAATGGGAGTAA
- the guaB gene encoding IMP dehydrogenase, whose product MTENAPYVMDGYTFDDLLLLPGESKVIPKDVAINTRLSRHQSLKIPFVSAAMDTVTESATAITMAQEGGIGIIHKNLSAKRQAEEVHKVKKYESYIINDPINMPPDRKLKEAVILMRKYSISGLPIVKKQKLVGILTNRDMRFEDDLEKPISELMTKKNLITANEDVTREEAKKLLYKHKIEKLLVVNGKGELKGLITVKDIEKSIRFPNATRDKYGKLIVGAAIGISHDRFERADALVKAGVDCLVIDTAHGHSKGVIDFLREIKKLYTNIDIIVGNVATSDGAKALLEAGADGIKVGVGPGSICTTRIVAGVGVPQMSAIFNVHKVTSKAGVPLIADGGVKFSGDITKAIAAGADTVMLGNLFAGTDESPGELVFFGGRTYKVYRGMGSLEAMKAGSKDRYNQDHIEDESKFVPEGIEGRVPYKGSISGVIYQLSGGLRAGMGYVGAKNIEELKQKAKFVKITPAGFKESHVHDITISKEAPNYRLDL is encoded by the coding sequence ATGACAGAAAATGCACCTTACGTTATGGATGGTTATACATTTGATGATCTGTTACTTCTACCCGGAGAATCAAAGGTTATACCTAAAGATGTTGCTATTAATACAAGACTGTCAAGGCACCAGAGTCTTAAGATTCCATTCGTAAGTGCAGCAATGGATACTGTTACGGAATCAGCCACAGCCATAACGATGGCGCAGGAAGGCGGAATAGGCATTATACACAAAAATCTATCTGCAAAGAGGCAGGCGGAAGAGGTTCACAAGGTAAAAAAGTACGAAAGCTATATAATCAACGACCCTATTAATATGCCGCCGGATCGCAAGTTGAAAGAGGCTGTTATATTAATGCGCAAGTACAGTATTTCCGGTTTACCCATTGTGAAAAAACAGAAGCTCGTTGGCATCCTTACAAACAGAGATATGAGATTTGAGGATGACCTTGAAAAACCCATAAGCGAGTTAATGACAAAGAAAAACCTTATCACAGCAAACGAGGATGTTACGCGTGAGGAGGCAAAAAAGCTTTTATATAAGCATAAAATAGAGAAGCTGCTCGTTGTTAACGGTAAAGGAGAATTAAAAGGACTTATAACTGTTAAGGATATCGAGAAGAGCATAAGATTCCCTAATGCAACCAGGGATAAGTACGGCAAACTTATTGTCGGTGCTGCAATCGGTATATCCCATGACAGGTTTGAGCGGGCCGATGCCCTTGTAAAAGCAGGCGTTGACTGCCTTGTTATAGATACTGCACACGGGCATTCAAAAGGAGTTATTGATTTTCTAAGAGAGATAAAAAAATTGTATACCAATATTGATATTATAGTTGGTAATGTGGCGACATCGGACGGTGCCAAGGCATTGCTCGAGGCAGGCGCTGACGGGATAAAAGTAGGTGTGGGCCCAGGTTCCATATGTACAACCAGAATTGTAGCAGGTGTCGGTGTACCACAGATGAGCGCCATATTTAACGTGCATAAGGTAACATCAAAGGCGGGTGTGCCTTTAATCGCTGACGGCGGAGTCAAGTTCTCAGGTGATATAACAAAGGCGATTGCAGCGGGTGCTGATACAGTAATGCTCGGAAACCTTTTTGCAGGAACCGATGAAAGCCCCGGGGAGCTTGTATTCTTTGGCGGACGCACGTACAAGGTTTACAGAGGTATGGGCTCTCTAGAAGCAATGAAGGCGGGTTCAAAAGACAGGTATAATCAGGACCATATTGAAGATGAATCTAAATTCGTTCCCGAGGGCATAGAAGGCAGAGTCCCGTACAAGGGCTCAATCTCAGGTGTAATATACCAATTATCAGGCGGCTTGCGTGCCGGTATGGGATACGTTGGTGCAAAGAATATAGAAGAGTTAAAGCAAAAAGCAAAATTTGTCAAAATAACACCCGCAGGTTTTAAAGAAAGCCATGTTCACGATATAACCATATCAAAAGAGGCTCCCAATTACAGGCTCGATCTTTAA
- a CDS encoding cyclic nucleotide-binding domain-containing protein: MVTVNDLKIGNIFKDTDERVVNLLVSIAQKRNIPAGVPVFVEDMISDAMFIILSGSVDVLKKTNNGRENIIGNLEKGDAFGMLSLILETKRFVTVRAREPLEVIVITRDNFNRFVNDNIHAAYQILLSITKHIAGILGDPKGMEGVFNEE, translated from the coding sequence ATGGTTACAGTTAACGATTTAAAGATAGGCAATATTTTTAAAGATACGGATGAAAGGGTTGTAAATCTGCTTGTAAGTATAGCTCAAAAGAGAAATATCCCTGCAGGCGTGCCCGTATTTGTGGAGGACATGATTTCCGATGCGATGTTTATTATTTTATCAGGAAGCGTTGATGTTTTAAAGAAAACGAATAATGGCAGAGAGAATATTATTGGTAATCTTGAGAAAGGTGATGCGTTTGGTATGCTTTCACTGATCCTTGAGACAAAACGGTTTGTCACGGTAAGGGCAAGAGAGCCATTGGAAGTTATAGTGATAACAAGGGATAATTTTAATAGATTTGTAAATGACAATATCCACGCAGCGTATCAAATATTGCTAAGTATAACCAAGCATATTGCAGGTATATTGGGTGATCCGAAAGGGATGGAGGGCGTATTTAATGAAGAGTAA
- a CDS encoding gamma carbonic anhydrase family protein → MRIEHNGRIPQIAQNVYMSHNTVIIGDVVIGEDSSIWFGSVVRGDENYIRIGRGSNIQDLCMLHVTHERYPLFIGDDVTIGHRALVHGCRIKSRCLIGMGAVLLDGTIVGEESIVAAGSVVKEGMIVPPQTLVAGVPAQIKRDLNQEDIEYIVNSAKRYVEYARHYMGLKV, encoded by the coding sequence ATGAGAATAGAACATAATGGAAGAATACCGCAAATAGCCCAAAATGTTTATATGTCCCATAACACCGTGATCATAGGTGATGTTGTTATTGGTGAAGATAGCTCGATATGGTTTGGTTCTGTTGTAAGAGGGGATGAAAACTATATAAGAATAGGCAGAGGGTCAAATATACAAGATCTATGCATGCTGCATGTAACTCATGAGAGATATCCTTTGTTTATAGGGGATGATGTTACTATCGGCCACAGAGCTTTAGTGCATGGATGCAGAATAAAAAGCAGATGTCTTATAGGTATGGGCGCTGTTTTGCTTGATGGGACTATTGTTGGAGAGGAGTCGATAGTTGCCGCCGGGAGCGTTGTAAAAGAAGGAATGATAGTGCCGCCGCAGACACTCGTTGCCGGGGTGCCGGCTCAGATAAAAAGGGACCTGAATCAAGAAGATATTGAGTACATAGTAAACTCGGCAAAACGGTACGTTGAATATGCAAGGCATTATATGGGCTTGAAGGTATAA
- a CDS encoding MATE family efflux transporter yields the protein MKRSYPTIIRLATPVMIGMLTQTFINLFDVAMVGRLGADAKIGLAALGLGIITLWVFGGALNAISVGILSLVTRRFAEKQYEKAGRVLFAGIIMAVVLGTMIGFIGYTIAKPLFILLTHNRLVAIEGAKFIRYRFIGLLPFLVIVVYKAFFDALGRTWVYMYVSIIMNVVNIVLSYGLILGHFGFPRLGVEGAGISATISSFVGVAAIVFYSIKKPYRIFKIYASWRTDRSVLKEIIRVSYPAAIAALLTTLGFEAFIVISGKIDVVTQAATAILTQVASMTFLPLLGFGTAAATMVGQSLGANNPDEAERYAIDSIKLGVLIMALIALIFMAFPSTIMGLFTDSNLVIIAGSKGLFIYSSALIFEAVGLIGSQSLFGAGYTKYVMAVDVTLHWLLFVPLSYILGVLLKLNIIGLWLAADTYIFLLSVFMLIGIKKGKWKLIKL from the coding sequence GTGAAACGTTCTTACCCAACGATTATAAGACTGGCAACGCCGGTTATGATTGGTATGCTAACCCAGACGTTTATCAACTTATTTGATGTTGCTATGGTTGGCAGGCTCGGAGCGGATGCAAAAATAGGGCTTGCAGCGCTCGGGCTTGGGATAATTACGTTATGGGTATTTGGCGGTGCATTGAATGCGATATCGGTAGGCATATTGAGCCTTGTAACCCGTAGATTTGCAGAAAAGCAGTATGAAAAAGCGGGCAGGGTGCTTTTTGCTGGTATTATTATGGCAGTTGTTCTCGGCACCATGATAGGTTTTATAGGATATACTATAGCAAAGCCTTTATTTATACTTCTAACGCATAACAGATTGGTCGCGATTGAAGGGGCAAAATTCATAAGATACCGGTTTATCGGCCTTTTGCCGTTTCTTGTGATAGTTGTTTATAAAGCCTTTTTTGATGCACTGGGCAGAACATGGGTTTACATGTACGTCTCTATTATTATGAATGTTGTGAATATTGTACTGTCATACGGGCTCATACTTGGACACTTTGGATTCCCGAGACTCGGTGTTGAAGGTGCCGGCATATCGGCAACAATAAGTTCGTTTGTAGGTGTTGCTGCAATCGTTTTTTACAGCATAAAAAAGCCTTACAGGATATTTAAGATATATGCATCCTGGAGAACAGACAGGTCCGTTTTGAAAGAGATTATAAGAGTAAGCTATCCCGCAGCCATAGCTGCATTACTTACAACACTTGGTTTTGAGGCATTTATTGTTATATCGGGAAAGATAGACGTTGTAACACAGGCCGCAACTGCTATTTTAACACAGGTTGCATCTATGACATTTTTACCTTTACTCGGATTTGGTACTGCTGCTGCCACAATGGTTGGACAGAGTCTTGGTGCGAATAACCCCGATGAAGCAGAGAGATATGCAATAGATTCAATAAAGCTCGGCGTACTGATCATGGCTTTAATAGCACTGATATTCATGGCATTCCCCTCTACTATAATGGGATTATTCACTGATTCCAATTTAGTTATTATAGCAGGTTCAAAAGGTTTGTTCATCTATAGCTCTGCATTAATCTTTGAAGCCGTTGGTTTAATCGGCAGTCAGTCCTTGTTTGGCGCAGGATACACAAAGTATGTCATGGCTGTTGATGTAACATTACACTGGCTATTGTTTGTCCCTTTATCATACATTCTCGGTGTGCTTCTGAAGCTTAATATAATAGGGCTGTGGCTTGCCGCTGATACTTATATATTCCTGTTAAGTGTCTTTATGTTGATCGGCATAAAGAAGGGTAAATGGAAGCTTATTAAGCTATAA